The sequence TTCGGCAAGGGCACGCGAGAGACGTCTTTCGCCTCGGTCTGGGTCTACCCGGTCGGGACGACAATATCGAGATCGACGTGAACCCCGCCGATATCCGCATCGACACCTACCGATCCTCGGGCGCGGGCGGGCAGCATGTGAACACGACCGACTCGGCCGTGCGGATCACCCACGCGCCCACCGGCATCGTCGTCACCAGTTCCGAGAAATCGCAGCACCAGAACCGCGACATCGCCATGAAGGCCTTGAAATCGCGTCTCTATCAGCTGGAACTCGATCGTCGCAACGCCGCCATCAACGAGGCCCACGAGGCCAAGGGCGATGCCGGATGGGGCAACCAGATCCGATCTTACGTGTTGCAGCCCTACCAGATGGTCAAGGATCTGCGCACCGGGTTCGAGACCAGCGATACCCAGGGCGTTCTGGACGGCGATCTCGACGGGCTGATGGCCAGCGTTCTGGCGCAGGATGTTTCGGGCAAAAGCCGCGCCGACGCCCGCGCCGAGGATTAGGGCCGCGCCCCCCTCATCGGGGTTGCGCCCATCGCGGTCGGGTCCGCGGCGGGGCTTCTGTCAGGGTCGGTCAGACCGGCGTCGGAAAACAGCCGCGTGCCCAATGCCTCCAGCATCGAGGGCGTGCCCGGATGGGTCGGGATCGTTGCGGTCGTCGCAATCAACACGGCCAGCAGGTTGGCGCTGACGCTGGGTGGCAGGAATCTGAGACGCATGAACTCCTCGCCTCGGGTGGCATTGCCCGAGTCTTTCTATCGGGTTCTTGCGCCCAGACCTCGATCGGGATCAAGCCCTGATGATTGCGCGCTTCGTCACATCCGGGCTAGGGGAAGGGGACACAAGAAAAGAACGGGGGAAGAGATGCGCGATCTGATGGGCCTTGGGGCGCTCGACCTGGCACAGGCCATCGCGCGGCGCGATCTTTCGCCGGTCGATCTGATGCGTGCCACGCTGGCCCGGATCGACGCGGTGAATGGCGATGTCAACGCCATCGTCAGCCTGCGGGACCGCGAAACCCTGATGGGCGAGGCCCGCCTGGCCGAGGCGATGGCGCCCGAGGGGTGGCTGCACGGCATCCCCGTCGCCATCAAGGACCTGGTCGGGGTCAAGGGGCTGCGCTCGACCTGGGGCTCACCGATCCTGGCGGGGAACGTGCCGGTCGAGGATGACGCCATCGTGCGCCGGATGCGCGCTGCAGGGGCCATCATCATCGGCAAGACGAATGTGCCGCAATTCGGCCTGGGCTCGCATTCGACAAACCCCGTCTTCGGCCCCACGCGCAACCCGATGGACCTGTCGAAAACCGCGGGCGGCAGTTCCGGCGGCGCGGCGGCGGCACTGGCCACGGGCATGTTGGCCATCGCCGATGGCTCGGACATGATGGGCAGCCTGCGCAACCCGGCGGCCTGGTGCGATGTCTGGGGGATGCGCCCGACCGTGGGCCTTGTCACGGGCGATGTGCGCGATGCGGTGCTGCTGCATCGGCTGTCCACGCTGGGGCCGATGGCGCGCGACCTGGCTGACCTTTCGGCCTTTCTCGGCACCTTGTCGGGTGGGGCATTCGACGCAAGCGCTGATGCATCGACCAAACCGCGCATCGGCTGGCTGGGCGATTGGGGCGGCGCCTATCCGATGGAGGCAGGCATCCTCGGCTCGGCCGAGGCGGCGGTGGCGCGCATGCCCGATCTGGGCTGGACGGTCGAGGCGGTGGCCCCGCCGGTGCCGGCCGATCTGCTCTGGCAAAGCTGGACCGACCTGCGCAGCTTTGCCGTGGCGATGGACCTGGCGATCCACTACCGCGACGAAGACACCCGTGCGCGCCTCAACCCCCAGGCGCAATGGGAGGTGGCGCGCGGGCTGGCGATGACAGGCGACCGGGTCGAGGCCGCCGCCGCGCTGCGCCGCGACTGGCTGGCCGCGCTGGACCAACTGTTCGCGCAGTATGACGCGGTGGTTCTGCCCTCGACCCAGGTCTGGCCATTCCCGGTCGACTGGGACTGGCCGCGCGAGATCGCGGGGCAGGGGTTGGATACCTATCACCGCTGGATGGAGGTGGTCGTCCCGGCCAGCCTTGCGGGTCTTCCAGTGGTGAATCTGCCCGCCGGGATTGCCGGGAATGGCCTGTCGCACGGGTTGCAACTGATCGGGCCGGCCGGGTCGGACGCAAGGCTGCTGACCCTGGCTGCGGCCTGGGAAGAGATGATGGGCCCGCGCCCCATCCACCGCCAAGACGCTTTACGCATGTGAAATCGGCGGTCTAAGCTTCGCACGGGAGGAGTGCGAACATGACTGACGTGTCGGGCCACGGCGCGCCGTCCAAGGTGCCGCGCGTGAACCAGATGGCCATGGGCGATCTGTGGTACGCGCTACGGATGGGCGCGCGGGATTTCTACCGCAAACCGATGATGGGCCTGTTCTTTTCGCACGTCTACGTGGTGGGTGGTTGGCTGATCTACCTGTTCCTCTTCGTGACCGAGCAGGAATGGTGGGCGATCCCCTTTACCGTGGGCTTCCCCCTGCTGGGGCCGTTTCTGGCCGTGGGCCTTTACGAGGTGTCACGCCGGCTCGAGATCGGCGACACCGATTTCCGCCGCAACGACATTTTCGGCGTGATCTGGCGGCAGCGCCTGCGGCAACTGCCCTCGATGGCCTGGGTGGTGATCGTGTATTTCCTGTTCTGGTCCTTCTTCGCCCATATGCTGTTCGCGCTGTTCCTCGGGCCATCGGTCCTGACCAACGTCACCACGTCCTATGCCTATCTGCTGGAGCCCGAGGGGGTCAGCATGCTGGTGGTCGGAACGGCCTTTGGCGCGGTCTTCGCCCTTGTGCTGTTCGCGCTGACGGTGGTCTCGCTGCCCCTGTTGCTGGACAAGGAACTGGATTTCGTCACCGCGATGCTGACCTCGATCAAGGTGGTGCAGCGCAACAAGCGCGTGATGCTGGTCTGGGCCGCGACCATCGCGGGGCTGACATTTCTGGGATTGATGCCGTTTCTTGTGGGCCTGTTCGTCGTGCTGCCGATCCTTGGGCATGCGACGTGGCATATCTATCGCCGCGCCCTGACGCCGCTGGACTGACCGCAAGGGCAGGAAACGTGACAGAAAAAAGCCGGGCGCGCAGGCCCGGCCTTTGATCTTGTCGCGGGGCCACACCAGGGGCGCGGCCGGTGGCAGCGTCAGCTGTCGTCGCTCTTGGACGCGGCGGCCATCGGGCGCTGCATCGGCGGCGGGGTCGCGGGGCGGCTGGTCTGACCCGTCGCCGGGGTGTTGCGCTGCCCGGTCGACAGGGGGTCCTCGGCGCGTTGCACCGAGCCTTCGAAATGCGCGCCGCTTTCGATGGCGATCGTCTTGTGAATGATGTCGCCTTCGACCCGCGCGGTCGAGGTCAGGCGCACCTTCAGGCCCCGCACGCGGCCCACCACCTTGCCGGTGACGACGATATCGTCGGCGACGATCTCGCCCTCTATATTCGCGCTTTCGCCGACGGTCAGCAGATGGGCCCGGATGTCGCCCTGAACCGTCCCCTCGACCTGAATGTCGCCGGAGGTGCGAAGGTTTCCTACCACCGTCAAATCGGAGCTGAGCACCGAGGGGCTCGGCTTGGACTTGGCGGGGGCGTTCGTGGGCTTGTTCATGGGGTCTCCCGATTTCGTCGATGTGGAGCCAGACGATGCCGAGCTCCCGGCGGTGCCTGGCGTGCTGTCGGAGGCACCGCCCTGCTTCGGCCCGGGTTCGTTGATCTTGGATTTAGAAAACATCGCGTCCTGCCGTAATGAAGGTCATGGGGTTTACGGGATCGTTATTGCGGCGCACCTCATAGTGCAGGTGGGTGCCCGTCGACCGTCCGGTATTGCCCATATCACCGATCAACTGCCCGCGCGAGACCCTTTCGCCTTCGCTCACGCGGATGCGCGACAAGTGGCCGTAACGGGTGCTGAGGCCAAAGGCGTGGCGGATCTCGACAATGTTGCCATAGCCCGACATGCGCCCGGCATAGGTGACGACGCCATCGCCGCCCGCCAGGATCGGGGTGCCGCGCGCGCCGGCGAAATCGGTGCCGTTATGCATCCGGCGGCCGCCGTTGATGGGGTCGCGGCGCCAGCCGAAGGGCGAGGTCATGCGATAATTGCCGCCGACCGGCATGCTGAAGGGCAGTTGCTCGGCCGCGATCCGATAGAGGTTCAGTTGATCCAGCGTGGAAAGCACCTCGTTGGCGCGGCCCGACAGGCGGTCCGGCCGGTCGCCCGAGGTCGACATGGCGATGGGGGTCAAGGGGCCGCCCTGACCGGAATAGGTGGCGCGCACCTGTCCGATGATATCATCGGTCGCCAGGCCCGCGGCGCGGAACATCTCGTCCAGCGGCTCCATCGACAAGGCCACCGCATCCTCGATCTGGCTGAACACGCGTTCCTGACGCTCCTGGTCAAGGGCGGCCTGGAAATTCAGCTCTTCGATGGTCTGCGCGGCATCGGCCATGGCCAGCAGGGTCAGGTCGCGGTCCTGCGCCGTTTCTTCCAGCGCCTCGGTCAGGAAGGCCAGCGTCTCGCTCAGTTCGCGCTCGCGCGCGGCGGCCGTCTGCATCGAGCCTGTATCCGCCTGCAATTCGGATTGCAGCGCGGCAACCTCGATCCGGGCGGCGTCGCGCTGCTCGATCGTGGTGCGCAGGCTCGCCTGGATCCGATCGACGGCGGTTTCCAATTCGCGCGCCCGTTCCTCGGCGTCGAGCAGACGCGTCTGCATGTCCGAGACCTGGTCCATCGCAAGGGCAAAGCGTTCCTGGGCCATGCGGGCCTCGGTCGCGCGGGCGTTGCGTTCTTCGGCCAGGGCGTTCAGCCGGTCCTGATACATCAGTTCCTCGCGCTGCGCCTGTTCGCGCGCATTGCCGGCGGAAATCGTGTCGATCAGGAAAAAGGAGGTCACGATGATCGTCCAGCCGACCAGGACCGCCGAGCCCAGGATCATGCCGGCCTGGGTCAGGGGGCGAAGGCGAACGAACCGCGTGCCTTCGTTTGATTTCAGGAATAGCCGTTGTTCCGGCAAGTGTCGCTCAAGTGTCGCGTTCACGCGACTTGCAAGCTGAGAATTCACTGTCCTGCGCCTCGTCTTCCCCGATTTTTTTGACCATCTCACCATGTCCCTTGGTGAAGACGGCCCGCCCGGGGGATAAGACACACCGTCGTTTTGAGCAACATCCTAGCGGTTTTCCGCGCGGAAGGCAGCTTAAATCATCGAAATTTGGCAAAATTCCGCCGACCCGCCGGCACTGCCGCGCCGAAAACGCTTGTGCCGGGGTGCGCGACTCACTCCGCCAACGGCCAGTAGAAATCGGGTGGCAGACCCGCTTCGGCGCGTTTTTCCTCGTTGAAGGGCGGCTTCAGCGCGCCATGGAAATAGCGACGCACCAGATCGTGGAACGCATCCCTGGGGTCGGTGTCGTGGCGGCCGCAGAGAAAATGGAACCATTTCGACCCATAGGCGACATGGTGGACCTCTTCGGCATAGATGACTCGCATCGCCTCGACGGCCTGGGCGGCGGCCGGTTCGTCGCGTTGCGCCCTTTCGAAAATCTCGATCATGCCGGGCGTCACATCCAGCCCGCGCGCCTCGAGCACCATCGGCACCACCGCAAGGCGGCCCATCAGATCGTCCCTGGTATCCTCGGCCGCGCGCCACATGCCGGCATGGGCGGGCAGGGTGCCATAAGGGCAATCCATGCGATCGAGCACATCGCAGATCAGGTTGAAATGCTTGGATTCCTCGTCTGCCGATTTCACCCAGTCGTCGTAGAACCCGATGGGCATGGGAACATCGGTGAAGCGCGCGACGATGTCCCAATGCAGGTCGACGGCGTTCAACTCGATATGGGCGACCGCATGCAGGATGGCGCGGCGGCCTTGCGGGCTGCCGGGGCGGCGGCGCGGCACATCGCGCGGGTCCAGCAAGGCGGGCCGGTCGGGGCGCGCGGGGCGGTCCGGCGGCGTGGCGCTGCCGATTTCGGGTGTCTCGCCACGGGCGCGCGCCGCCTGCCACTGCGCCGCGTAGCGCCGCGACAGGGCGGTCTTCCCGCGGCCATCGGCGGTGCGCAGCACGGCCTCGGCCATTTGGGCAAGGGGGGGCATGTCGGTCATGGGCCGATGGTCTGCGAAACCGGGGCCGGCGCGTCAAGACGGCGTGGCGCGCGGCCGGCCGTTCCGGACGGGCCGACCTTCCCCGGTGCGCTGCGGGTCAAAGGGCGCGTACGGCCGCAAGCACCTCGTCGGCATGGCCCGGCACCTTCACCTTGGGCCAGACGCGCGCGATCCTGCCCTCGGAATCGATCAGGAAGGTGGACCGTTCGATCCCCATGAATTTCTTGCCGTACATGCTTTTTTCCTTCCACACGCCAAAGCGTTCGCAGGTGTCGCCCGCCTCGTCCGAGGCGAGGATCACCCCGAGGTCATGCTTGGCGATGAACTTGTCATGTTTGGCCACGCTATCCTTGGAGATACCGATGACGGTGGCGCCTGCGGCCTTGAACTCGGGTGCCAGGTCGGTGAAGGCGATGGCCTCCTTGGTGCAGCCCGAGGTATCGTCGCGCGGGTAGAAATACACCACCACGGGTCGCGGACGCAGCGCCGACAGGGTGATCGTCTCGCCACCGTCGCGGGGCAGGGTGAAATCGGGCGCCATATCGCCGGCCTCGGGCATCGGGAAATCTCCGTTCAGGTGTCGCTGTCGTGCCGGCGCGCCTCCGCACCCCGACGCAATTGCAAGCTAGGCGGTTTGGAGCGATTATAAAGGGCATTAAGCAAGGGCAGGAAACCGGGCCGCGCCATCATGTCAGAAGATCCTTCCCCTCGGGCTGGGGCCGGCGCCCGCCGGCGCGTCGGTGGGCGCTGGCGTCTTGCGGCGCTGCTGCTGCTGGCGGTCCTGCCGCTGCTGCTGGCGCTTGGGGCCGGCGGTCTCTGGTGGCGTCTGACGCAGGCGCCGCTCAGCCTGCCTGCGGGGCTGCAGGCGCGCATCGAGGCGCATCTGGATGCCGCGATGCAGGCGAACCGGATCACCATGGGCGACATGGCGCTGGCCCTGCCCGATGGCGGGCGGGCCCCGGCGATCGAGTTTCGCGATGTGGTGATGCTGGACCATGACGGGGTCGAGCGCGCCGCCTTTCCCGCCCTGCAGGTGCGGGTCGCGCCCGGACCGTTGCTGCGGGGGCAGGTGCGCCCGCGCGACATCACCGTGCGCGGCCCGGGCCTGCATCTGACGCGCGGGGCCGACGGGCGGTTCGATGTCGATTTCATGGGCGCGGGCCGTGGCGCGGCGGAACGGCCGCTGACGGAAACCATGGCGCGCCTCGATACGATGTTCGCCGCGCCCGCCTTTGCCCAGTTGCGGGCCATATCGGCAACCGACGTGACCTTGAACATGGAGGATGAGACGACCGGCCCCGTCTTGCGGGTGCAACAGGCCAACGCGACCCTGACGCGCAATGCCGAGGGGCTGGAGCTATCGGTGACGGGCCGGTTGCAGGGCCTGCGGGACGCTACCGTCGCCATGGAATTCTCGCGCCGCTCGGGCGTCGGGGAAACCGGCATCGCGCTGCGATTTGACAATCTGGGCGCGCGCGATCTGGCGGCGATCGACCCGGCGCTTGCGTGGCTTGGGCCGATGCGCGCGCCGATCTCGGGCGGGTTGATGGCGCGGCTGGCCGATGATGGCACCGTGTCCGATTTCGGCGGCACCCTGTCCATCGGCGCGGGCGAGATCGGGCTGGGCCCCGAAACGGACCCTGTCGGGTTCGACGGGATCGAGGCGGTTCTGACCTATGACGCGCAGCAGCGCAGGCTGGCATTCGGACAGCTGTCGCTGGCCGCGCAACAACTCAGCTTCGAGGCCACGGGCCATGCCGATGTCTCGGCGCGGGGCGACACCTTTGTCGGCCAGTTCCGGCTGACGCGCATTCTGGCCGCGCCGGGCGATCTTTACGAGGAGCCGCTCGCGCTCGGAGGGGGGGGCGGTGGACCTGCGCCTGACCCTTCAGCCCGAGATGCGGCTTGAGGTCGGTCAGGCCGTGATCCATGACGGCGATCTGCGCATCCTGGCCGATGGCGAGGCCATGGTCACGCCCGAGGGGCTGAGCGTCCGTGTCGATGCGCATGTGCCCGGCACCGATGTGGACACGGTTCTGGGCTATTGGCCGGTCTCCGCCGTGCCGCGGACGCGGGACTGGGTGGCGCGCCGCGTTCAGGGCGGCACGCTGACGGGCGTCGATGTCGCGCTGCGACGTGCCGCGCGGGGCGACTGGCACCACGCGGTCCAGTTCGACTTTGCCGATGCGGTCGTGGCCCCGTTTTCCGAAGGGCCGCCACTGACTGACGGGGTCGGGTATTTCCATCTCGAGGACGCGCGCATGGTGGTGCGGGTCGATGCCGCGCGCTACGCCGCCGAGGGGCAGCCGCAGGGCATCTCGCTGGCCGGATCCGACATGGTGATCGCGGATCTGCGCCAGCGCCCCGCCACGGCCGCGTTCGACCTGCGTCTGCAGGGCGGGCTGGTGCCGCTGATGCATGCCTTGAATGCCCCGCCCCTGCGCGTGCTACGTGCGGGCACAATGACGCCCGAACGGATCGGCACCGGGCAGGTCACGGCGCGGGTGCGGATAGACACCTCGCTGGCGCGGCGCGAGGCGGGCAGTGATCCGCTTGCCGGTGTGACCCTTGCCGCCGACGGCGCCGTCACCGGCTATCGCAGCGACAGCCTTGTGCCGGGCCGGCTGCTGGAGGCCGACGATCTGACCCTCACGATTGCCGAAAACCGCCTTGCGATCGCTGGTCGGGCGGCGTTTGACGGCGTGCCCGTCACAGGAGCCTGGTCGCGCGCGATCGGGCCGGGGGCCGCGCCCGGCTCGCGGCTCGAGGCGCGGGCGCGGCTGTCGCGCCCGGCGTTGGCCGATCTCGGGATCGGTCTGCCCGACTGGCTGATGGCAGGGCAGGGGATGGCCGATCTCGATCTGGTGCTCGGTGCGGCCGGAACCCCGCCGCGCCTGTCGCTGCGCTCGGATCTGTCGGGGCTGGCCATGGCGATTCCCGCCCTGGGCTGGCGTCTGGCCCCGGATCGCACGGGCGATCTGCGTGCCGAGATCCGCCTCGGGCCCGAGCCCGAGGTGACCGACCTGCGGCTGGAGGCGGGCGGTCTGACCCTGCAAGGGGGCGTCCGCCTTGCGGCCGGGGGGCGGGCTGGGCCGGCTCAGCGCCACGCGATTCCGCATCGGGACATGGCTGGATGTGCAGGGGGCGCTGATCGGCCGATCCGGGGGGGCACCGGTGATCGAGGTCACGGGCGGCATCCTGGACATGCGCAGCGCCCCAGCCATCTCGGGCGGGACGGGCGGCGCGGGCGCCAGCGGCACCGCCGCCGGCCCGGTCAGCGTGGCGCTGGATCGCCTGCAAGTGGCTGAGGGGATCGCCCTGACCAACCTGCGGGCCGACCTCAACAGCGTTGGCGGGCTGCACGGGCAGTTCCGGGGCCTGATCAATGGCGAGGCGCAGGTGTCGGGCGTGCTGGTGGCCGGGGATGATGGGCCCTCGGTGCGGCTGCAATCCGACGATGGCGGGGCGGCCCTGCGCGCGGCGGGCATCTACGCCAACGCCTATGGCGGCGAGATGGACCTGATCCTCGAGGCCACCGGCCAACCGGGCAGCTATGATGGCCGCCTGTCGGTGGACGGTCCGCGCCTGCGCAACGCCCCGGCGGTGGCCGAGTTGCTGAACCTGATCTCGGTTGTCGGTTTGCTGGAACAGCTCAGCGGCGACGGCATCAACCTTGGCGATGTCGACGCGCGCTTTCGCCTGACGCCCGAGCGCATTCGCCTGCGCGAGGGCACGGCGGTCGGGCCGTCTCTGGGCTTGTCGATGGACGG comes from Roseibacterium elongatum DSM 19469 and encodes:
- a CDS encoding amidase — translated: MRDLMGLGALDLAQAIARRDLSPVDLMRATLARIDAVNGDVNAIVSLRDRETLMGEARLAEAMAPEGWLHGIPVAIKDLVGVKGLRSTWGSPILAGNVPVEDDAIVRRMRAAGAIIIGKTNVPQFGLGSHSTNPVFGPTRNPMDLSKTAGGSSGGAAAALATGMLAIADGSDMMGSLRNPAAWCDVWGMRPTVGLVTGDVRDAVLLHRLSTLGPMARDLADLSAFLGTLSGGAFDASADASTKPRIGWLGDWGGAYPMEAGILGSAEAAVARMPDLGWTVEAVAPPVPADLLWQSWTDLRSFAVAMDLAIHYRDEDTRARLNPQAQWEVARGLAMTGDRVEAAAALRRDWLAALDQLFAQYDAVVLPSTQVWPFPVDWDWPREIAGQGLDTYHRWMEVVVPASLAGLPVVNLPAGIAGNGLSHGLQLIGPAGSDARLLTLAAAWEEMMGPRPIHRQDALRM
- a CDS encoding DUF2189 domain-containing protein, coding for MTDVSGHGAPSKVPRVNQMAMGDLWYALRMGARDFYRKPMMGLFFSHVYVVGGWLIYLFLFVTEQEWWAIPFTVGFPLLGPFLAVGLYEVSRRLEIGDTDFRRNDIFGVIWRQRLRQLPSMAWVVIVYFLFWSFFAHMLFALFLGPSVLTNVTTSYAYLLEPEGVSMLVVGTAFGAVFALVLFALTVVSLPLLLDKELDFVTAMLTSIKVVQRNKRVMLVWAATIAGLTFLGLMPFLVGLFVVLPILGHATWHIYRRALTPLD
- a CDS encoding bactofilin family protein gives rise to the protein MFSKSKINEPGPKQGGASDSTPGTAGSSASSGSTSTKSGDPMNKPTNAPAKSKPSPSVLSSDLTVVGNLRTSGDIQVEGTVQGDIRAHLLTVGESANIEGEIVADDIVVTGKVVGRVRGLKVRLTSTARVEGDIIHKTIAIESGAHFEGSVQRAEDPLSTGQRNTPATGQTSRPATPPPMQRPMAAASKSDDS
- a CDS encoding DUF5930 domain-containing protein, which gives rise to MNSQLASRVNATLERHLPEQRLFLKSNEGTRFVRLRPLTQAGMILGSAVLVGWTIIVTSFFLIDTISAGNAREQAQREELMYQDRLNALAEERNARATEARMAQERFALAMDQVSDMQTRLLDAEERARELETAVDRIQASLRTTIEQRDAARIEVAALQSELQADTGSMQTAAARERELSETLAFLTEALEETAQDRDLTLLAMADAAQTIEELNFQAALDQERQERVFSQIEDAVALSMEPLDEMFRAAGLATDDIIGQVRATYSGQGGPLTPIAMSTSGDRPDRLSGRANEVLSTLDQLNLYRIAAEQLPFSMPVGGNYRMTSPFGWRRDPINGGRRMHNGTDFAGARGTPILAGGDGVVTYAGRMSGYGNIVEIRHAFGLSTRYGHLSRIRVSEGERVSRGQLIGDMGNTGRSTGTHLHYEVRRNNDPVNPMTFITAGRDVF
- a CDS encoding ferritin-like domain-containing protein yields the protein MPPLAQMAEAVLRTADGRGKTALSRRYAAQWQAARARGETPEIGSATPPDRPARPDRPALLDPRDVPRRRPGSPQGRRAILHAVAHIELNAVDLHWDIVARFTDVPMPIGFYDDWVKSADEESKHFNLICDVLDRMDCPYGTLPAHAGMWRAAEDTRDDLMGRLAVVPMVLEARGLDVTPGMIEIFERAQRDEPAAAQAVEAMRVIYAEEVHHVAYGSKWFHFLCGRHDTDPRDAFHDLVRRYFHGALKPPFNEEKRAEAGLPPDFYWPLAE
- a CDS encoding peroxiredoxin; this translates as MPEAGDMAPDFTLPRDGGETITLSALRPRPVVVYFYPRDDTSGCTKEAIAFTDLAPEFKAAGATVIGISKDSVAKHDKFIAKHDLGVILASDEAGDTCERFGVWKEKSMYGKKFMGIERSTFLIDSEGRIARVWPKVKVPGHADEVLAAVRAL
- a CDS encoding AsmA family protein, coding for MSEDPSPRAGAGARRRVGGRWRLAALLLLAVLPLLLALGAGGLWWRLTQAPLSLPAGLQARIEAHLDAAMQANRITMGDMALALPDGGRAPAIEFRDVVMLDHDGVERAAFPALQVRVAPGPLLRGQVRPRDITVRGPGLHLTRGADGRFDVDFMGAGRGAAERPLTETMARLDTMFAAPAFAQLRAISATDVTLNMEDETTGPVLRVQQANATLTRNAEGLELSVTGRLQGLRDATVAMEFSRRSGVGETGIALRFDNLGARDLAAIDPALAWLGPMRAPISGGLMARLADDGTVSDFGGTLSIGAGEIGLGPETDPVGFDGIEAVLTYDAQQRRLAFGQLSLAAQQLSFEATGHADVSARGDTFVGQFRLTRILAAPGDLYEEPLALGGGGGGPAPDPSARDAA
- a CDS encoding DUF3971 domain-containing protein, whose translation is MDLRLTLQPEMRLEVGQAVIHDGDLRILADGEAMVTPEGLSVRVDAHVPGTDVDTVLGYWPVSAVPRTRDWVARRVQGGTLTGVDVALRRAARGDWHHAVQFDFADAVVAPFSEGPPLTDGVGYFHLEDARMVVRVDAARYAAEGQPQGISLAGSDMVIADLRQRPATAAFDLRLQGGLVPLMHALNAPPLRVLRAGTMTPERIGTGQVTARVRIDTSLARREAGSDPLAGVTLAADGAVTGYRSDSLVPGRLLEADDLTLTIAENRLAIAGRAAFDGVPVTGAWSRAIGPGAAPGSRLEARARLSRPALADLGIGLPDWLMAGQGMADLDLVLGAAGTPPRLSLRSDLSGLAMAIPALGWRLAPDRTGDLRAEIRLGPEPEVTDLRLEAGGLTLQGGVRLAAGGRAGPAQRHAIPHRDMAGCAGGADRPIRGGTGDRGHGRHPGHAQRPSHLGRDGRRGRQRHRRRPGQRGAGSPASG
- a CDS encoding AsmA-like C-terminal region-containing protein; translation: MRSAPAISGGTGGAGASGTAAGPVSVALDRLQVAEGIALTNLRADLNSVGGLHGQFRGLINGEAQVSGVLVAGDDGPSVRLQSDDGGAALRAAGIYANAYGGEMDLILEATGQPGSYDGRLSVDGPRLRNAPAVAELLNLISVVGLLEQLSGDGINLGDVDARFRLTPERIRLREGTAVGPSLGLSMDGVYDIASRQFEMQGVISPIYVVNGLIGAIFAPRREGLFGFSYMLRGTRADTNVTVNPLSILTPGVFREIFRAPPPDFLDRGQD